One Peterkaempfera bronchialis DNA window includes the following coding sequences:
- a CDS encoding SgcJ/EcaC family oxidoreductase, giving the protein MGTDAAADRAVRELYRALLEGWDTRDAQAMAAPFAEDGEAIGFDGTRHCGRAGIAAELAEVFAGGPTPAYVAKVRGVRLLGPDAAVLQAVAGMVPPGESDLRPTLNARQTVVAARLGGAWRIVLFQSTPARFHGRPELRENLSEELRELLRPSYQDE; this is encoded by the coding sequence ATGGGGACGGACGCCGCCGCCGACCGGGCGGTCCGCGAGCTCTACCGGGCGCTGCTGGAGGGCTGGGACACCCGGGACGCGCAGGCGATGGCCGCGCCCTTCGCCGAGGACGGCGAGGCGATCGGCTTCGACGGCACCCGCCACTGCGGCCGGGCCGGGATCGCCGCCGAACTGGCCGAGGTCTTCGCGGGCGGCCCCACCCCGGCCTATGTGGCCAAGGTGCGCGGCGTACGGCTGCTCGGTCCGGACGCCGCCGTGCTCCAGGCCGTCGCCGGCATGGTGCCCCCGGGCGAGTCCGACCTGCGGCCCACGCTCAACGCCCGTCAGACGGTGGTCGCTGCCCGGCTCGGCGGCGCCTGGCGGATCGTGCTCTTCCAGAGCACCCCCGCCCGGTTCCACGGCAGGCCCGAGCTCCGGGAGAACCTCTCCGAGGAGCTGCGGGAACTGCTGCGGCCCTCCTACCAGGACGAATGA
- a CDS encoding VOC family protein, with the protein MVTPAAMNHIAYQTTDLAATHAFWTKALGARLAGAVRQDAAITSSGESMNPFLHVFYELAGGECIAFFDVAGEYQAKDDGLEWWAKHLALSVSSQEELAAVAQQLRDHGVEVRGPVDHDGLWYSVYCFDPNGVHLEITHQTRPLGEPDAIEARSLYDTWLADRAAERV; encoded by the coding sequence ATGGTGACACCCGCTGCGATGAACCACATCGCCTACCAGACCACCGACCTGGCAGCGACCCACGCCTTCTGGACGAAGGCCCTGGGCGCCCGCCTGGCCGGCGCGGTCCGCCAGGACGCCGCCATCACCAGCAGCGGCGAGTCCATGAACCCCTTCCTGCACGTCTTCTATGAACTCGCGGGTGGAGAGTGCATCGCCTTCTTCGATGTCGCGGGCGAGTACCAGGCCAAGGACGACGGCCTCGAATGGTGGGCCAAGCACCTCGCCCTCTCCGTCTCCTCGCAGGAGGAACTGGCCGCCGTCGCCCAGCAGTTGCGCGACCATGGCGTGGAGGTGCGCGGCCCGGTCGACCACGACGGGCTCTGGTACTCGGTGTACTGCTTCGACCCCAATGGCGTACACCTGGAGATCACCCACCAGACCCGGCCGCTGGGCGAGCCCGACGCCATCGAGGCCCGGAGCCTCTACGACACCTGGCTGGCCGACCGCGCCGCCGAGCGCGTCTGA
- a CDS encoding fumarylacetoacetate hydrolase family protein codes for MRLGCIDGEAVLIRDDRYAGLAEPSAQRFATPGLVYGDWPGFLAWAAREPDLPWHRLDPKRLQAPVPVPGQVFGVGLNFHDHLAENGRAGTRPLPLTFTKFPSCITGPYDDVEIPLGGVDYEVELVLVIGRHADRVPADRAWDHIAGLTVGQDLSARGVQQGGQLSLAKSFRGFAPIGPWVTTPDELPDRDALDLRCWVNGELLQDGTTKDMVHNVPELIAFLSTVTPLRPGDLVFTGTPAGVGFFRTPQKFLAPADVVRSEIPGLGVIENRCIAPAAPGPYDQALGALAPRPPQPA; via the coding sequence ATGCGACTGGGATGCATCGACGGCGAGGCGGTCCTGATCCGGGACGACCGCTACGCGGGCCTGGCAGAGCCCTCCGCGCAGCGCTTCGCCACCCCCGGCCTGGTCTATGGCGACTGGCCCGGCTTCCTCGCCTGGGCCGCCCGGGAACCGGACCTGCCATGGCACCGGCTCGACCCGAAGCGCCTCCAGGCCCCGGTCCCCGTCCCTGGGCAGGTCTTCGGCGTGGGCCTCAACTTCCACGACCACCTGGCGGAGAACGGCCGGGCCGGGACCCGCCCGCTGCCGCTGACCTTCACCAAGTTCCCCAGCTGCATCACCGGCCCGTACGACGACGTGGAGATCCCCCTCGGGGGCGTCGACTACGAGGTCGAACTCGTCCTCGTCATCGGCCGCCACGCCGACCGCGTCCCCGCCGACCGGGCCTGGGACCACATCGCCGGTCTCACCGTCGGCCAGGACCTGAGCGCCCGAGGCGTCCAGCAGGGCGGCCAGCTGTCGCTCGCCAAGTCCTTCCGGGGCTTCGCCCCCATCGGGCCCTGGGTCACCACCCCCGACGAGCTGCCCGACCGCGACGCCCTCGACCTGCGCTGCTGGGTCAACGGCGAGCTGCTCCAGGACGGCACCACCAAGGACATGGTGCACAACGTCCCCGAGCTGATCGCCTTCCTCTCGACGGTCACCCCGCTGCGCCCCGGCGACCTCGTCTTCACCGGCACCCCCGCCGGCGTCGGCTTCTTCCGCACCCCGCAGAAGTTCCTCGCCCCCGCCGATGTGGTGCGCAGCGAGATCCCCGGCCTCGGGGTGATCGAGAACCGCTGCATCGCCCCCGCCGCCCCCGGCCCCTACGACCAGGCGCTGGGCGCCCTGGCCCCGCGCCCGCCGCAGCCGGCCTGA
- a CDS encoding acetyl-CoA acetyltransferase — translation MPLAHEVAVVGTGVTRFGVLYDRSYLSLLHQAATDAITDAGVEPGRIEAAWLGTAEPLLGALVGDSGAAVTEALGFGPRPVTRVSNFCATGMEAVRGAALAVAAGEYEVCLAVGAEKMRDVPPRDSLVAKTVEQSHPVLAKGRTAPGQFALVAARYLAEYGYGREVLAEVAVKNHANAARNPKAHFRTPIRAEQVLAAPMVADPLGLLDCTPTTDGAAAVVIASRRWAERHARRYALIEGLALASYAGYYPALFRSDNDFLGFQATRDAAAQVYRQAGITDPRSQLDLVECHDCFTITEIVNTEDLGLFPPGRGAAELMAGATRPDGDLPVNVSGGLQSCGHPVGATGVRMVAEITDQVTGRAGDRQIPGARRGLAHNLGGPGAVAAITVLGAP, via the coding sequence ATGCCACTGGCCCATGAGGTCGCCGTCGTCGGCACCGGGGTGACCCGGTTCGGAGTGCTGTACGACCGGTCGTATCTGAGCCTGCTGCACCAGGCCGCCACCGACGCCATCACCGACGCGGGCGTCGAGCCCGGGCGGATCGAGGCAGCCTGGCTCGGCACCGCCGAGCCGCTGCTGGGCGCCCTCGTCGGCGACTCCGGAGCCGCCGTCACCGAGGCGCTGGGGTTTGGGCCGAGACCGGTCACCCGGGTCAGCAACTTCTGCGCCACCGGGATGGAGGCCGTGCGCGGGGCGGCCCTGGCGGTCGCCGCCGGCGAGTACGAGGTCTGCCTGGCCGTCGGTGCGGAGAAGATGCGCGATGTGCCGCCGCGCGACTCGCTGGTGGCCAAGACCGTCGAGCAGTCCCATCCGGTGCTGGCGAAGGGCCGCACCGCCCCCGGCCAGTTCGCGCTGGTCGCCGCCCGCTATCTGGCCGAGTACGGATACGGACGGGAGGTGCTGGCCGAGGTCGCGGTGAAGAACCACGCGAACGCCGCGCGCAACCCCAAGGCCCACTTCCGGACGCCGATCCGGGCCGAGCAGGTACTGGCGGCACCCATGGTCGCCGACCCCCTGGGCCTGCTGGACTGCACCCCCACCACGGACGGCGCGGCTGCGGTCGTCATCGCCTCCCGCCGCTGGGCGGAGCGGCACGCCCGCCGCTATGCGCTCATCGAGGGCCTGGCCCTGGCCTCGTACGCGGGCTACTACCCGGCGCTGTTCCGCTCCGACAACGACTTCCTCGGCTTCCAGGCCACCCGGGACGCGGCAGCCCAGGTCTACCGGCAGGCCGGCATCACCGACCCGCGCTCCCAGCTCGACCTGGTCGAGTGCCATGACTGCTTCACCATCACCGAGATCGTCAACACCGAGGACCTCGGCCTCTTCCCCCCTGGCCGGGGCGCCGCCGAGCTGATGGCCGGAGCGACCCGGCCGGACGGCGACCTCCCCGTCAATGTCTCCGGCGGCCTCCAGTCCTGCGGGCACCCGGTCGGCGCGACCGGGGTGCGGATGGTCGCCGAGATCACCGACCAGGTGACCGGCCGGGCGGGGGACCGCCAGATCCCCGGCGCCCGTCGCGGTCTGGCCCACAACCTCGGCGGACCCGGCGCGGTCGCCGCGATCACCGTCCTGGGGGCGCCATGA
- a CDS encoding acyl-CoA dehydrogenase family protein yields MRRTVFDRTHQAFREMVRTLFAREVVPYAERWEEDGVVPRTLYDTLGAAGLLGIRIPAEFGGGGERSFRYNAVITEEIAAGSVFLGTVNLHMNVVIPYFLHHATAEQQARWLPGLASGATMGAIAMTEPGSGSDLAGLSTTAVRDGDHYLLNGAKTFITGGTHAGLVIVVARTARTENRRDGLTLLVVEDGMTGFTRGRPLRKLGLHAQDTTELSFADVRVPVSHVLGEEGRAFGYLGSNLPQERLSIAVGSQAMSEAMIAETVQYVTARTVFGTSLASFQNTKFTLAALAAQVEAGRQLVDRAIEEFDAGTLDPADAAKAKLYTTELQGQVADQCLQLHGGYGYMREYPIARRYADARVSRIYGGSSEIMKSIIAKSLGL; encoded by the coding sequence GTGCGACGCACGGTTTTCGACCGTACCCATCAGGCGTTCCGGGAGATGGTGCGCACACTCTTCGCGCGTGAGGTCGTGCCCTACGCGGAGCGGTGGGAGGAGGACGGAGTCGTCCCCCGCACCCTCTATGACACGCTCGGCGCCGCCGGACTGCTGGGCATCCGGATCCCCGCCGAGTTCGGCGGCGGCGGTGAGCGCAGCTTCCGCTACAACGCGGTGATCACCGAGGAGATCGCCGCCGGAAGCGTCTTCCTCGGCACCGTCAATCTGCATATGAACGTGGTGATTCCCTACTTTCTGCACCACGCGACCGCCGAGCAGCAGGCCCGCTGGCTTCCGGGCCTGGCCTCCGGCGCGACCATGGGCGCCATCGCCATGACCGAGCCGGGCAGCGGCTCCGACCTGGCGGGGCTCTCCACCACCGCCGTACGCGACGGCGACCACTATCTGCTCAACGGCGCCAAGACGTTCATCACCGGCGGCACCCACGCCGGGCTGGTGATCGTGGTGGCCCGCACGGCCCGGACCGAGAACCGGCGCGACGGCCTGACCCTGCTGGTGGTCGAGGACGGGATGACCGGGTTCACCCGGGGCCGCCCACTGCGCAAGCTGGGCCTGCATGCCCAGGACACCACCGAGCTGTCCTTCGCCGATGTGCGGGTCCCGGTCTCCCATGTGCTCGGCGAGGAGGGCAGGGCCTTTGGCTACCTGGGGTCGAATCTGCCGCAGGAGCGCCTGTCGATCGCCGTGGGCTCACAGGCCATGAGCGAGGCCATGATCGCCGAGACCGTGCAGTATGTGACCGCCCGCACGGTGTTCGGCACCAGCCTGGCGTCCTTTCAGAACACCAAGTTCACCCTGGCCGCCCTCGCGGCTCAGGTGGAGGCCGGACGGCAACTGGTCGACCGGGCGATCGAGGAGTTCGACGCCGGCACGCTCGACCCGGCGGACGCGGCCAAGGCCAAGCTGTACACCACCGAGCTCCAGGGCCAGGTCGCCGACCAGTGCCTCCAACTGCACGGCGGCTACGGCTATATGCGCGAATACCCCATCGCCCGCCGCTATGCGGACGCCCGGGTCTCCCGCATCTACGGCGGGTCCAGCGAAATCATGAAGTCCATCATCGCCAAGTCCCTCGGACTGTGA
- a CDS encoding AMP-binding protein has translation MPQTTMTHLPDGYDGPLTAVLAGSARRYGRRTALRHEGEEVSFADLYGRACAVARTLREHGIRRGEVVAVHLGNGPAYPIAYYGILLAGATATPLSPMLTDAEARRQLVDSRAVAVIAESGADGRATRAAADLLTGTGVRLVLVRGGAPKCAPEAAADSAGWVPLPEDTAEAPPDGGPTGDDVAHLVYTGGTTGTPKGVRVLHRNLTAQTLQYACWRTGARPVADGHGGIVLEPVGEPGDFLLHPGDLRVLTAAPLFHAMGLVGLSQHLASGATLTTMRRFDREAFLDHVERYRIQHILGAPAMYAMLMESPTLATRDLTSVRALGCGSAPLPGAVVARLEAAFPRARVCQSYGMTEATLVVTATPYTAATPGKPESCGVPLPGTQVEIRSPQDGRTVLPPGERGEVWVHGPQIADGYLGRPRESAEAFVGGWLRTGDLGHRDGDGDLYITGRLKDMLIYKGYNVYPRELEELLLSHPQVASAAVVGRPDPTSGELPVAFVVLRRPEDPDGVRSWVNGQVSPVKRLHEVHAVDRLPLSRVGKVLKTELLARLPAPPDTSARIVVRDEDAVRTLVLSRPGRLNALDDTGRARLLTALREAMDEPAVRVVVLTGEGADFSAGGDLAAMTTDPEVARPRLEAVAELIRTITQGRKPVIAAVEGRAYGLGLGLAAACDQVVAAGDSAFCCPFARVGLTADGGLHTTLAARVGLGRAKAMLLFGEVVDGESALGWGLVDRLCAPGTALEEALRRARALLTSAPLSLAATKQILAGGVPDLDTCLSREAEAQARLVASEDFGEGVRAFLGKRSPEFHGR, from the coding sequence ATGCCGCAGACGACGATGACGCACCTCCCCGACGGGTACGACGGCCCGCTGACCGCCGTCCTCGCCGGTTCGGCCCGCCGCTACGGCAGGCGCACGGCGCTGCGCCACGAGGGCGAGGAGGTCTCCTTCGCCGACCTCTACGGCCGGGCCTGCGCGGTCGCCCGGACGCTGCGGGAGCACGGGATCCGGCGCGGCGAGGTCGTCGCGGTGCACCTGGGCAACGGCCCGGCGTACCCGATCGCCTACTACGGCATCCTGCTGGCCGGGGCCACGGCGACCCCGCTGAGCCCGATGCTCACGGACGCCGAGGCGAGGCGTCAGCTGGTGGACTCCCGAGCCGTCGCGGTGATCGCGGAGTCCGGCGCCGACGGGCGGGCCACCCGGGCGGCGGCCGACCTGCTGACCGGGACCGGGGTCCGCCTGGTCCTGGTACGCGGGGGCGCCCCCAAGTGCGCACCCGAGGCCGCGGCCGACTCCGCCGGCTGGGTACCGCTGCCCGAGGACACCGCCGAAGCGCCGCCCGACGGCGGGCCGACCGGCGACGACGTCGCGCACCTGGTGTACACCGGCGGCACCACCGGCACCCCCAAGGGGGTCCGCGTGCTGCACCGCAACCTCACCGCCCAGACCCTCCAGTACGCCTGCTGGCGCACCGGCGCGCGGCCCGTCGCCGACGGCCACGGCGGGATCGTCCTGGAACCGGTCGGCGAGCCCGGGGACTTTCTGCTGCACCCCGGCGATCTGCGGGTCCTCACCGCCGCTCCGCTCTTCCACGCGATGGGCCTGGTCGGGCTGAGCCAGCACCTGGCCTCGGGGGCGACGCTGACCACCATGCGGCGTTTCGACCGGGAGGCGTTCCTGGACCACGTCGAGAGGTACCGCATCCAGCACATCCTGGGCGCCCCCGCCATGTACGCCATGCTGATGGAGAGTCCGACCCTGGCCACCCGCGACCTCACCTCGGTGCGGGCCCTGGGGTGCGGTTCGGCACCGCTGCCGGGCGCCGTGGTGGCACGCCTGGAGGCGGCGTTCCCCCGCGCGAGGGTGTGCCAGTCCTACGGCATGACCGAGGCGACCCTGGTCGTCACCGCCACCCCCTACACCGCCGCCACCCCCGGCAAGCCGGAGAGCTGCGGCGTCCCGCTGCCGGGCACGCAGGTGGAAATCCGCTCTCCCCAGGACGGCCGCACGGTCCTCCCACCCGGGGAGCGCGGCGAGGTCTGGGTGCACGGCCCGCAGATCGCGGACGGCTATCTGGGCCGCCCGCGCGAGAGCGCCGAGGCGTTCGTCGGCGGCTGGCTGCGCACCGGCGACCTCGGCCACCGGGACGGCGACGGCGACCTCTACATCACCGGCCGGCTGAAGGACATGCTCATCTACAAGGGGTACAACGTCTACCCCCGCGAGCTGGAGGAGCTGCTGCTGAGCCATCCCCAGGTCGCCTCCGCCGCCGTCGTCGGCCGCCCGGACCCGACCTCCGGCGAACTGCCGGTCGCCTTTGTCGTCCTGCGTCGGCCCGAGGACCCGGACGGGGTGCGCTCCTGGGTCAACGGCCAGGTGTCCCCGGTCAAGCGGCTGCACGAGGTGCATGCGGTGGACCGACTGCCGCTGTCCCGGGTCGGCAAGGTCCTCAAGACGGAGCTGCTGGCCCGGCTGCCCGCGCCGCCGGACACCTCGGCGCGGATCGTGGTCCGCGACGAGGACGCGGTGCGGACCCTGGTCCTGTCGCGCCCCGGCCGGCTGAACGCCCTGGACGACACCGGCCGCGCCCGGCTGCTGACGGCCCTGCGCGAGGCCATGGACGAGCCTGCGGTGCGGGTGGTGGTGCTGACCGGCGAGGGCGCCGACTTCAGCGCCGGCGGGGACCTGGCCGCGATGACCACCGACCCGGAGGTCGCCCGGCCCCGGCTGGAGGCCGTGGCCGAGCTGATCCGCACGATCACCCAGGGCCGCAAACCGGTGATCGCCGCCGTGGAGGGCCGCGCCTACGGCCTGGGCCTGGGCCTGGCGGCCGCCTGCGACCAGGTCGTGGCCGCCGGGGACAGCGCCTTCTGCTGCCCGTTCGCCCGGGTCGGCCTGACGGCGGACGGCGGGTTGCACACCACCCTCGCCGCCCGGGTCGGCCTCGGCCGGGCCAAGGCCATGCTGCTCTTCGGCGAGGTGGTGGACGGCGAGAGCGCCCTGGGCTGGGGCCTGGTCGACCGGCTGTGCGCGCCGGGGACGGCCCTGGAGGAGGCGCTGCGCCGGGCGCGTGCGCTGCTCACCTCGGCGCCCCTGTCGCTGGCCGCCACCAAGCAGATCCTCGCGGGCGGCGTACCCGACCTGGACACCTGCCTGAGCCGGGAGGCCGAGGCCCAGGCCCGCCTGGTCGCCTCCGAGGACTTCGGCGAAGGGGTGCGTGCCTTCCTCGGCAAGCGCAGCCCCGAGTTCCACGGCCGCTGA
- a CDS encoding Zn-ribbon domain-containing OB-fold protein, with protein MPDDTRAADIGAAASSVSPWTAYRAGLADGRLLYQRCTACTRAQFYPRVLCAHCGGTALSWQQSAGAGVVHATSSVPERDAAPRNVALVDLDEGFRMMSRVTGAPSESVRIGAAVRARIVDEDGEPVVVFELRSAA; from the coding sequence ATGCCCGATGACACCCGAGCAGCCGACATCGGCGCCGCCGCCTCCTCGGTGAGCCCATGGACGGCCTACCGGGCCGGCCTGGCCGACGGCCGCCTGCTCTACCAGCGCTGCACCGCGTGCACCCGGGCGCAGTTCTACCCGAGGGTGCTCTGCGCGCACTGCGGGGGCACCGCGCTGAGCTGGCAGCAGAGCGCCGGCGCGGGGGTGGTGCATGCCACCTCCTCGGTCCCCGAGCGGGATGCGGCCCCCCGCAATGTCGCCCTGGTCGACCTGGACGAGGGGTTCCGCATGATGAGCCGGGTGACCGGTGCGCCCTCCGAGTCCGTCCGGATCGGCGCGGCGGTGCGGGCCCGCATCGTGGACGAGGACGGCGAACCGGTGGTCGTCTTCGAGCTGCGGAGCGCGGCGTGA
- a CDS encoding acetyl-CoA acetyltransferase has translation MSAGLRGRTAVVGVAESDLGEVGPGLTPLDLAAQAAHAALAEAGLTMREVDGLFTASSDYPAAALDTAEYLGVRPRYLDGSVVGGSSFVSHLLHAAGAIEAGLCEVALITYGSTQRSAAGRLVARTRLNPYEAPYRPRFPVTMYALAASRHMHEFGTTREQLADVAVAARQWARLNPKAFLRGPLTRADVLSSRPVSSPLTVRDCCLVTDGGGAVVLTSAERARDLPQRPAYLLGVGEATTHQTISQMPDLTTTAAALSGPRAFAAAGLTPAEVDVVQLYDAFTINTVLLLEDLGFCAKGEGGAFVADGRIAPGGALPVNTSGGGLSYCHPGMFGIFLIIEAVRQIRGECGDRQQPGVEVALAHGNGGVLSSQVTALFGSEATLSA, from the coding sequence GTGAGCGCGGGGCTGCGGGGCCGCACGGCGGTGGTGGGTGTCGCCGAGTCCGACCTGGGGGAGGTCGGCCCCGGGCTGACCCCGCTGGACCTGGCGGCCCAGGCCGCCCATGCCGCGCTCGCCGAGGCGGGGCTGACCATGCGTGAGGTGGACGGCCTCTTCACCGCGTCGTCCGACTATCCGGCGGCGGCGCTGGACACCGCCGAGTACCTGGGCGTCCGCCCCCGGTATCTGGACGGGTCGGTGGTGGGCGGCAGTTCCTTTGTGTCGCATCTGCTGCACGCGGCGGGCGCGATCGAGGCGGGCCTCTGCGAGGTGGCGCTGATCACCTATGGCAGCACCCAGCGTTCGGCGGCGGGCAGGCTGGTGGCCCGTACCCGGCTGAACCCGTACGAGGCCCCGTACCGCCCGCGCTTTCCGGTGACCATGTATGCGCTGGCCGCCTCGCGGCATATGCATGAGTTCGGCACGACGCGCGAGCAGCTCGCGGATGTCGCGGTGGCCGCCCGGCAGTGGGCGCGGCTCAACCCGAAGGCGTTTCTGCGCGGGCCGCTGACCCGTGCGGACGTCCTCTCGTCCCGGCCGGTCAGCTCGCCGCTGACGGTGCGCGACTGCTGCCTGGTGACCGACGGCGGCGGGGCGGTCGTGCTGACGAGTGCCGAGCGGGCGCGTGACCTGCCGCAGCGGCCTGCCTATCTGCTGGGCGTGGGCGAGGCGACGACCCATCAGACGATCAGCCAGATGCCGGACCTGACGACGACGGCCGCCGCGCTCTCGGGCCCGCGGGCCTTCGCGGCGGCGGGGCTGACCCCGGCGGAGGTGGATGTGGTCCAGTTGTACGACGCCTTCACGATCAACACCGTGCTGCTCCTCGAAGACCTGGGTTTCTGTGCCAAGGGCGAGGGCGGGGCGTTTGTCGCGGACGGGCGGATCGCGCCCGGTGGGGCGCTGCCGGTCAACACCAGCGGCGGCGGACTGTCGTACTGCCACCCCGGCATGTTCGGGATCTTCCTGATCATCGAGGCCGTGCGGCAGATCCGGGGAGAGTGCGGCGACCGCCAGCAGCCCGGTGTGGAGGTCGCGCTGGCCCATGGCAACGGCGGGGTGCTCTCCAGCCAGGTGACGGCACTCTTCGGTTCCGAGGCGACGCTCTCCGCATAG
- the fabG gene encoding 3-oxoacyl-ACP reductase FabG has product MGLLKGRAAVVTGAAQGIGRETARVFAQQGAHVVVSDVDTARAAETVAEITAEGGSAVAVRCDVTSEEEVRAVVARCVAEFGSLDVMVNNAGITRDATLRTMTLEDYQLVMDVHLRGAWLGTREAAAVMRGQGGGSIVNLSSLSAKVGNTGQTNYAAAKAGIVGLSKSAAKELGHRGVRVNAVQPGLIRTPMTAAMRQDIFEAREKDIPLQRAGDPREVANVILFLASDLSSYITGGVLEVTGGRLM; this is encoded by the coding sequence ATGGGTCTGCTCAAAGGACGGGCTGCGGTCGTCACCGGCGCCGCACAGGGCATCGGCCGGGAGACCGCCCGGGTGTTCGCCCAGCAGGGTGCGCATGTCGTGGTCAGCGATGTGGATACGGCCCGGGCCGCCGAGACCGTGGCGGAGATCACCGCCGAGGGCGGCTCGGCGGTGGCCGTACGGTGCGATGTGACCTCCGAGGAGGAGGTGCGGGCGGTGGTGGCCCGCTGCGTCGCGGAGTTCGGCAGCCTCGATGTGATGGTCAACAACGCGGGCATCACCCGTGACGCCACGCTGCGCACGATGACCCTGGAGGACTACCAGCTCGTCATGGACGTCCATCTGCGGGGCGCCTGGCTGGGCACCAGGGAGGCGGCAGCGGTGATGCGCGGCCAGGGCGGCGGGTCGATCGTCAACCTCTCCTCGCTCTCCGCGAAGGTCGGCAACACCGGTCAGACCAACTACGCGGCTGCCAAGGCGGGCATCGTCGGCCTCAGCAAGTCGGCGGCGAAGGAGCTGGGGCACCGGGGCGTGCGGGTCAACGCCGTGCAGCCGGGTCTGATCCGTACGCCGATGACGGCTGCGATGCGCCAGGACATCTTCGAGGCGCGGGAGAAGGACATCCCGTTGCAGCGCGCGGGGGATCCGCGTGAGGTGGCCAATGTCATCCTCTTCCTCGCCTCCGACCTGTCCAGCTACATCACCGGCGGCGTCCTTGAGGTCACCGGCGGGCGGCTGATGTGA
- a CDS encoding SDR family oxidoreductase — MSRPTMLPPGSFEGRVAVITGGSSGIGETIARHLAALGATVVLLGRRPDALREVVASIREAGGSAAGFAADVRDRERVEAVLAEVVDRYGRIDHLVNNAAGNFRVAPEEMSPNAWNAVVRIVLDGSWHCTQTVGRHLIARGGGGSVVSIGTTPALFGDPDTAHSASAKAGVLAMTKSLAIAWGRHGIRLNVVTPGLTDDTGAVSQLFAAEGAYAANLEKIPVGRHANRDEIAEAVTYLLSDHAGYVTGQNLVIDGGRSLGIG; from the coding sequence GTGAGCCGTCCCACCATGCTGCCGCCGGGCTCGTTCGAGGGGCGGGTCGCGGTGATCACCGGCGGCAGTTCGGGCATCGGGGAGACGATCGCCCGCCATCTGGCGGCCCTGGGGGCGACCGTGGTGCTGCTGGGCCGCCGCCCCGACGCGCTGCGGGAGGTCGTGGCGTCGATCCGGGAGGCGGGCGGCAGCGCCGCCGGATTCGCCGCCGACGTCCGGGACCGGGAGCGGGTGGAGGCGGTCCTGGCCGAGGTGGTCGACCGGTACGGCCGTATCGACCACCTGGTCAACAACGCGGCGGGCAACTTCCGGGTCGCCCCGGAGGAGATGTCGCCGAACGCCTGGAACGCGGTCGTACGGATCGTCCTGGACGGCTCCTGGCACTGCACGCAGACCGTGGGGCGGCATCTCATCGCCCGGGGCGGCGGTGGCTCGGTGGTCTCCATCGGCACCACACCGGCGCTCTTCGGCGACCCGGACACCGCGCACTCGGCCAGCGCCAAGGCGGGGGTGCTGGCGATGACCAAGTCGCTGGCCATCGCCTGGGGGCGGCACGGTATCCGGCTCAATGTGGTCACCCCCGGGCTGACCGACGACACCGGGGCGGTGTCGCAGCTGTTCGCCGCCGAGGGCGCCTATGCGGCCAATCTGGAGAAGATCCCGGTGGGGCGGCACGCGAACCGCGACGAGATAGCCGAGGCGGTGACCTATCTGCTCAGCGACCACGCCGGATATGTCACCGGGCAGAACCTGGTCATCGACGGCGGGCGCAGCCTCGGCATCGGGTGA
- a CDS encoding FCD domain-containing protein — translation MTGIDAMYAWRELGRRLRIANEGLEPALRSFGIGSSSDFEALELLTRAPHGELPQRQVQEAVGLSQSGASRLVTRLERAGLLRRVTSQADARAALLQVTEAGRDLVGRHRSTFEERVREELSTLTEDLLLPSAPTTTGTGDAAATAATAVEERRPSPSGAAAEGGSQGGILQFGESLLSLGSGAVTVADAIHVRDALEPLVLIEAAQYRTQQDIVDCEGILAEMARHLGDGKAFYLADWSLHHRLASICRNTFLRQVYESLLLTLERHVDAVVPTDGLRDYLRRRLVVHTEIIDAIASGRPDRVRQAAHAHAITGVSDHTNVPS, via the coding sequence ATGACCGGTATCGACGCGATGTACGCCTGGCGCGAGCTCGGTCGGCGGCTACGCATCGCCAACGAGGGCCTTGAGCCCGCCCTGCGCTCGTTCGGCATCGGCTCCAGCTCCGACTTCGAGGCTCTGGAACTGCTCACCCGGGCCCCCCATGGGGAGCTCCCCCAGCGCCAGGTCCAGGAGGCGGTGGGCCTCAGCCAGTCCGGCGCCAGCCGACTGGTCACCCGCCTGGAGCGGGCCGGGCTGCTGCGGCGCGTCACCTCGCAGGCGGACGCCAGGGCCGCGCTGCTCCAGGTCACCGAGGCCGGCCGCGATCTGGTCGGCCGGCACCGCTCCACCTTCGAGGAGCGGGTGCGCGAGGAGCTGAGCACGCTCACCGAGGACCTCCTCCTGCCGTCCGCGCCGACCACCACCGGTACCGGCGACGCCGCCGCTACCGCCGCCACTGCCGTCGAGGAGCGCAGGCCCTCCCCCTCCGGCGCCGCGGCGGAGGGCGGCTCCCAGGGCGGCATCCTCCAGTTCGGCGAATCGCTGCTCTCCCTCGGCTCCGGTGCCGTCACCGTCGCCGACGCCATCCACGTCCGGGACGCGCTGGAACCCCTGGTCCTGATCGAGGCCGCCCAGTACCGCACCCAGCAGGACATCGTGGACTGCGAGGGCATCCTCGCCGAGATGGCCCGCCACCTCGGGGACGGCAAGGCCTTCTACCTCGCCGACTGGTCGCTGCACCACCGCCTGGCGTCGATCTGCCGCAACACCTTTCTGCGCCAGGTCTACGAGAGCCTGCTGCTGACCCTCGAACGCCACGTCGACGCGGTCGTTCCCACCGACGGCCTGCGCGACTACCTGCGCCGCCGGCTGGTGGTGCACACCGAGATCATCGACGCCATCGCCTCCGGCCGCCCCGACCGCGTACGCCAGGCCGCCCACGCCCATGCCATCACCGGGGTCTCCGACCACACCAATGTGCCCAGCTGA